The following are encoded together in the Oryzias melastigma strain HK-1 linkage group LG17, ASM292280v2, whole genome shotgun sequence genome:
- the LOC112150914 gene encoding acyl-coenzyme A thioesterase 5 — translation MSSQVRLRLLPSDRCLYDEPIQVKVSHLRSRQVVTIKASSTDEKGVLFSSSATYRADGNGDIDLVRDASLSGSYVGVEPMGLLRTLKPNTLNTLFIKEKALEPHMVKFSVHDEEDQILAEVTNERLLMADGVSRVSVKEGSFHGVLFTPPGTGPFPAVLDLCTVMSERRAALLANKGFVVLTLSVFQEKLGNLKMLHLDPLEEAIIFLLQQPKVGSKRISIISNSKSADVALSLAAFVPGVEAVVWISGCSANTALPLFYKKRQILPALMFDTTKVIPTQSGAVIGKYAMHDPLKEENRASVVPIEQANAHFLFVAPEDDLCWDSYTYMMEMMERLQHLGKTNFESVCYPKAGHFLEPPYGPFCPSSLNMFLKKPVLWGGESRTHAAAEVDMWKKIQEFLKSHVSCDPVQTDAKL, via the exons ATGAGCTCTCAAGTCAGACTGAGGCTGCTCCCGAGTGACAGGTGTTTGTATGACGAACCCATTCAGGTAAAAGTGTCACATCTGAGATCCAGACAGGTGGTCACCATTAAAGCCAGTTCAACTGATGAAAAAGGAGTTCTGTTCAGCTCTTCAGCCACTTACAGGGCTGATGGCAATGGAGACATTGACCTGGTCAGAGACGCCTCACTCAGCGGGAGCTACGTTGGAGTTGAACCCATGGGTCTACTGAGGACACTGAAACCAAACACtctgaacacacttttcattAAGGAGAAAGCATTAGAGCCTCACATGGTGAAGTTCTCTGTGCATGATGAAGAAGACCAGATCCTGGCAGAGGTGACCAATGAGAGGCTTCTGATGGCAGACGGGGTCAGCCGAGTTTCTGTGAAAGAAGGGAGCTTTCATGGAGTTCTCTTTACTCCCCCAG GAACTGGTCCATTCCCTGCTGTGTTGGACCTTTGTACCGTCATGTCAGAGAGAAGAGCAGCTCTGCTGGCCAATAAAGGATTTGTGGTTCTCACACTTTCAGTCTTTCAAGAAAAGCTTGGTAACTTGAAAATGTTGCACCTGGACCCTCTTGAAGAAGCAATTATTTTCTTACTACAACAACCAAAG GTGGGCAGTAAACGGATTAGTATCATTTCAAATTCAAAGTCAGCAGATGTGGCCCTTTCGCTTGCTGCTTTTGTCCCTGGTGTGGAGGCTGTGGTGTGGATCAGTGGCTGTTCAGCCAATACTGCATTACCCCTGTTCTATAAGAAAAGACAAATTCTGCCTGCTTTAATGTTTGACACCACGAAAGTAATCCCTACACAGTCTGGAGCTGTCATTGGAAAGTATGCCATGCATGATCCTCTAAAAGAAGAGAACAGGGCTTCTGTAGTCCCCATTGAACAAGCAAATGCACACTTCCTCTTTGTGGCCCCAGAGGACGACCTTTGTTGGGACAGTTACACTTAcatgatggagatgatggagaGACTGCAGCATCTTGGGAAGACAAACTTTGAGAGTGTGTGTTATCCTAAAGCTGGACACTTTCTAGAGCCCCCTTATGGCCCATTCTGCCCCTCCAGcttaaacatgttcttaaaaAAGCCAGTTCTGTGGGGAGGAGAATCAAGGACCCATGCAGCAGCTGAAGTTGACATGTGGAAGAAGATCCAGGAGTTCCTCAAAAGTCATGTGAGCTGTGATCCTGTGCAGACTGATGCCAAATTATAG